The Aeromicrobium yanjiei DNA segment ATCAGCGTTGTCCACCGAGTCCACAGACGCTACTACGACTACTACTCTTCTATACTTCGACAACTCCAGCGGAAGTCACGTCGAGCCCTGTGTGTGGACGACCGATCCGGCTCTTCCCCTGAATGTCTCATCGCCCTCGTGCCGTGGCAGGATGCAACACGACGGCTCCCGTCCCCGGAAAGGCACCAACACGTGAAGTTCCGCATCGAGCGCGACACCCTCGCCGACGCTGTCGCCTGGACAGCGCGCAGCCTGCCCAACCGGCCGAGCGTCCCGGTCCTCGCCGGCCTCCTGGTCGAGACGGCCGCGGACGGACTGACCCTCTCCGGATTTGACTACGAGACGTCCACGCGCGCGACGCTCCCGGCCGAGGTCAGTGCTGACGGCCGCGCCCTGGTGTCGGGCCGACTCCTCGCGGAGATCGTGAAGTCGCTGCCGGCCAAGCCGGTCGACATCTCGCTCGAGGGCACCAAGGTCCAGGTCGTGTGCGGCAGTGCCCGTTTCAGCCTGCAGACCATGCCGGTCGAGGAGTATCCCCAGCTCCCCGAGATGCCCACCGCCACCGGCACGGTCAAGTCCGAGGACTTCTCCACCGCCGTCGCCCAGGCGAGCGCAGCAGCCGGACGCGACGAGATGCTCCCGCTGCTGACCGGCGTACGCCTCGAGCTCGAGGGCTCGACGATCTCGCTCATGGCGACCGACCGCTTCCGCGCGAGCCTGCGTGATCTGCAGTGGTACCCCGAGGCCAGCGACCTGTCGGCCAACGCCCTCGTCCCCGCGCGGGTGCTCAACGAGACCGCCCGGTCGCTCACCGGCGGCGGCGACGTGACGATCGCGGTGTCCTCGGGCGAGTCCGGTGACGGCCTCATCGGCTTCGAGGGAGTCGTCGGCAACGGCACGCGCCGCACCACGACGCGCCTGCTCGAGGGCGACTTCCCCCGTGTCCGCCAGCTGTTCCAGGCAGCTGCCGAGACGGTCGCGTACGTCCAGACCCAGGCCTTCGTCGACTCGGTCAAGCGCGTGGCGCTCGTCGCCGAGCGCAACACCCCCGTCCGGCTGACCTTCTCGGACGGGCAGCTGCTGCTCGAGGCGGGCAGCGGCGACGAGGCGCAGGCCTCGGAGTCGATCGAGGCCACGATCAACGGAGCAGACATCTCGATCGGCTTCAACCCCACCTACCTGCTCGAGGGACTGGCGGTCATGTCCGATCCGGTCGTGCACCTGTCCTTCACGCAGCACACCAAGCCTGCAGCGATCTCGGGAGTCCAGGAGATCGGGGCCGACCCCGACGTCGCGTTCCGCTACCTGATCATGCCCGTCCGGCTGCAGAGCTGACGCGACCGCATCACCGGCAGAGGGAGCACGCCATGGACATCGGACTCGTGGGACTGGGCAAGATGGGCGGCAACATGCGTACGCGCATGCGCAACGGCGGCATCACCGTCGTCGGCTACGACCGCAACCCGGACATCAGCGACGTGGGCTCGCTGTCCGAGCTCGTGGAGCAGCTTCCGTCCCCCAAGGTCGTGTGGGTCATGGTGCCCGCAGGCGACATCACCCGTTCGACCGTCGAGGAGCTCATCGAGCTGCTCGGCGAGGGCGACGTCATCGTCGACGGCGGCAACTCCCGTTGGACCGATGATGAGAAGCACGCTGCGCTCGCGGCCGAGAAGGGCATCGGCTACGTCGACTGCGGCGTGAGCGGTGGCGTCTGGGGACTCGACAACGGCTACGCGTTGATGGCCGGCGGTACCGCCGACGACATCGCCAAGGTGCAGCCCGCGTTCGACGCGCTCAAGCCCGAGGGCGAGTCCGGCTTCGTCCACGCGGGACGTGTCGGCGCAGGTCACTTCTCCAAGATGGTCCACAACGGCATCGAGTACGCCATGATGCAGGCGTACGCCGAGGGCTATGAGCTGCTCGAGAAGGTCGACATGGTCGACAACGTCACCGCGGTCTTCGACTCGTGGCGCGAGGGCACGGTCGTCCGTTCGTGGCTGCTCGACCTGCTCGTCATCGCGCTCGAGGACGATCCGGGACTGTCCAAGGTGCGTGGCTACGCCGAGGACTCCGGCGAGGGCCGCTGGACCGTCGAGGCGGCGATCGACAACGCCGTCCCGATGCACACGATCGCCGCGTCGCTGTTCGCCCGCTTCACCTCGCGCCAGGACGAGTCGCCCGCGATGCAGGCGGTCGCGGCGATGCGCCAGCAGTTCGGCGGCCACGCCGTGCGTGCTGCCGAGGAGAAGGGGATCGACGCGGCTGCGGCCGATCCCTCGGACCCCGTCTAGGCGTGCACGTCACCCGTCTGGCCCTCCACGACTTCCGGTCGTACGCCGAGATCGAGATCGTGCTGGAGCCCGGGGCGACGGCGTTCATCGGCTCCAACGGCCAGGGCAAGACCAATCTGGTCGAGGCGATCGACTACCTTTCGCGGCTGGACTCGCACCGGGTGTCCGGCGACGGTCCGCTCGTCCGCGCGGGCGCCGAGCAGGCGATCGTCCGTGCCGACGTCGTCAAGGGTGATCGGACCGCGCTGCTCGAGCTCGAGATCACGCCCGGTCGAGCCAACCGGGCCCGCATCAACCGCGGAGCGTTGCCGCGCACGCGGGATCTGGTCGGCGTGCTCCGCACGGTGATCTTCTCGCCCGAGGACCTCGCGCTGGTCAAGGGCGATCCTTCCGACCGCCGCCGGTTCCTGGACTCTCTCCTGGTGCTGCGGACCCCAAGGCTCGCGGGGGTCAAGGCCGACTACGAGCGGGTGCTCAAGCAGCGC contains these protein-coding regions:
- the dnaN gene encoding DNA polymerase III subunit beta: MKFRIERDTLADAVAWTARSLPNRPSVPVLAGLLVETAADGLTLSGFDYETSTRATLPAEVSADGRALVSGRLLAEIVKSLPAKPVDISLEGTKVQVVCGSARFSLQTMPVEEYPQLPEMPTATGTVKSEDFSTAVAQASAAAGRDEMLPLLTGVRLELEGSTISLMATDRFRASLRDLQWYPEASDLSANALVPARVLNETARSLTGGGDVTIAVSSGESGDGLIGFEGVVGNGTRRTTTRLLEGDFPRVRQLFQAAAETVAYVQTQAFVDSVKRVALVAERNTPVRLTFSDGQLLLEAGSGDEAQASESIEATINGADISIGFNPTYLLEGLAVMSDPVVHLSFTQHTKPAAISGVQEIGADPDVAFRYLIMPVRLQS
- the gnd gene encoding phosphogluconate dehydrogenase (NAD(+)-dependent, decarboxylating), whose amino-acid sequence is MDIGLVGLGKMGGNMRTRMRNGGITVVGYDRNPDISDVGSLSELVEQLPSPKVVWVMVPAGDITRSTVEELIELLGEGDVIVDGGNSRWTDDEKHAALAAEKGIGYVDCGVSGGVWGLDNGYALMAGGTADDIAKVQPAFDALKPEGESGFVHAGRVGAGHFSKMVHNGIEYAMMQAYAEGYELLEKVDMVDNVTAVFDSWREGTVVRSWLLDLLVIALEDDPGLSKVRGYAEDSGEGRWTVEAAIDNAVPMHTIAASLFARFTSRQDESPAMQAVAAMRQQFGGHAVRAAEEKGIDAAAADPSDPV